A segment of the Mangrovimonas sp. YM274 genome:
TTAAAATTACCGGATACAATTGAATTATAAAGATTTATAGAACAACCATTACTATCGGTATTGTGAACTCCCCCTCCATTTGGAGCATTGTTATTAGTAATTGTACTACTTATAACATCAATCACAGAACTTCCATAAGTATGAATCCCTCCCCCATAGTTTGTAGCAGAATTCCCTGAAATGGTACAATTTATTAACACCGCATCTGATGTTCCTCTAGCATAAATTGCTCCACCTCTTGCTCCTGCAATATTGTTAGCAATTGTACAGTTATTCATATTCAGTTTTGCTGTAGTGTAAATATATACTCCAGAACCTACTCCGGACGTTTCATTTCCTGCTACGGTACAGTTATTAAAAGTTCCCGTTGAATTTCTTAACCACATTCCAACACCATTGGAGCTTACTGCTACATCTCCATTATCGATTATTTTTGAATTATTAACCACTATCTCTGCTTCTTGATGAATAAGCATTGCCACACCATGAGCTACTGCTGTATTATTTGATATGATACATTCATCAATTTCAAGCCTTGATCCTGCTGCTATAATACCCGCCCCATAATTTCTAGGGTAAAACAAATCGTTTATAATGAGTTCTCCACTTGTGCCCGCACCACTTTCGTCACTAGCATGGCCTTCTTTTATGGTTAAACCGTACAACTTTACACTTTCTCCATCTATCTTTGGAGCCGTAACAGCAATTACATGGTTTACTTGGGAATCATTTTCTAAAAGCCCGCTAAGAATAGTTTCGTTAACACTAGGGTTGGGTGCCTCTCCTGTTGTTGGATTTTGGGAATACCCTCCAATAAGTTCAACGTTTTGCTTTATTTCAAAGGTCAAATCATTGTCCGCTCCAACGGCAGTATCTCCATTGGTAATGGTAACAGAAGGCCTATATGTTCCCGCGGCAATGTGTATTTTGTCTCCTGACGAAAGTGATGATGCTAAGGCCGACCCCAAAGACGTAGCATTTGCCCAGCTAGACCCATCACCTGTACCTAAAGGCTTTACATAAATGTGCTGAGCCTGTAGACCAAAACACATACAAATTGTAAATAAAGTAAGTAATTTCAATTTCATGTTTAAAATATTTAAAAGGATTAATATGGTATTCAATTGATACATCATTTACATATACCTACAAATGTTTGAAACACTCACAAAAAACAACTCCTTAACGGTTATATAACATAGCTTCATTTTGATTAACATTGTGTTAAAACAATGGTCTTTAAGTTATTTTTGTAGCGGTTGGTTAAAGTGACGAAATCCGTAGGAAACTCCAAGGATGTAACTCACTGAAAAGCGGCTCCAACTGGAGCCGCTTTTCATTTTCCTATTATCAGAAAACCCAAAAATGGAAGCCATATAAGAATTAGCAAAACCCGACATTTCAAAACCGTCCTGTATCACAAGAAATCGAACTATTGCAATAGTTCGATTTTGAACATTGATAGCCAATTATAGCTATATTACAACAGATTAGAGAGTAAATCAACGGTTCTGTCG
Coding sequences within it:
- a CDS encoding right-handed parallel beta-helix repeat-containing protein, which gives rise to MKLKLLTLFTICMCFGLQAQHIYVKPLGTGDGSSWANATSLGSALASSLSSGDKIHIAAGTYRPSVTITNGDTAVGADNDLTFEIKQNVELIGGYSQNPTTGEAPNPSVNETILSGLLENDSQVNHVIAVTAPKIDGESVKLYGLTIKEGHASDESGAGTSGELIINDLFYPRNYGAGIIAAGSRLEIDECIISNNTAVAHGVAMLIHQEAEIVVNNSKIIDNGDVAVSSNGVGMWLRNSTGTFNNCTVAGNETSGVGSGVYIYTTAKLNMNNCTIANNIAGARGGAIYARGTSDAVLINCTISGNSATNYGGGIHTYGSSVIDVISSTITNNNAPNGGGVHNTDSNGCSINLYNSIVSGNFNGDGMTSLEIGGTITTISSIVGEEVFDASGTITSGTFDASTMLDELSDNGGDTATCKLLLEDNNPAIDSGMTVAELQTLGATYSPVLSNDLLAKDQLANDRVSNNMGALDYSATLTIEGNYSVNHFELYPNPATQGYVVIRNSSNETIAVSLYDVIGNLVLRENKLADNVLDISRVSSGMYLMQISQGNSVETKKLIVK